TCCCGGCACCGACGACCTACCGAGTGGGATCTGGTTCGGCTTTCTCGTCGAGAGGTCGGACTCGGCTGTGGAATTGGACCTGGCGTGCTTCTACTTCGGCGACATCGCCTGGGAGAAGGCTGCCGAGGTGGGCCAGGAAGCCAACAACGACTACTGGATCGTGAACGAGAACCCGCTGGTGCGCACGGTTCCGGTTGCGGGCGACGCCGCGGTGTGGGCGATCACGGGCGACGCCACCCTCGGCCACGAGCGGCTCGCCTACGCCGATTGGACCGGAGCCGAGTCCACGTACACCCCGTGCCCCGGTGAGGGTTGCACGGTGTGGCTGTACGTGAACGACGGAGTCGTCGACGAGATCGTCGAGCAGTACCTGCCCTGACTGTTTCCCTGGTCAGTCGCCGCCGCCTCCCGGCCCCAGCCAGAAGGGATCGTCGGGTCGGACTTCCCTGGCCCGCCTGACGGCGTAGCCGGCGTGCACGATGACGTGGTCTCCAACTTCGGCATCCGGAACCATGACGAGGTCGACCTCGCGCAGCACGCCTGCTGCGTCCACCCTCCCCGGTATAGAGGCGGGCGACGGATCGCCGATCCACACGATCCTCCCTGGTACGGCGAGGCACATCGTCAGTCGCGCACCGTGAGGGAGACGAGGACGACGCCGAGCGCTCCGGGGCCGTCGTCGGACATCTCGAGGTCGCCGGCCATCTCGATGGAGACCCTCGGGGCGTAGCCCCATCGGTGGCGCGCCATGCGGTCTACGGCGCTCCCGAGAGACTCCGCGGTGAAGCCGGAGAGGGCGCCGACACGAAGCCGGATGGCTTCGATGCGACGGTTCGGCTCTTCGGCCTCGGCGCGGGCCAGGAGGTCCCTGACGATCCCCGTCTCATGCATCGTCGATCTCCCGCGTGACCGTGGCGACGGCTTCCTCGACTTCGGGAGACAGCGCCGTTCCCGAGGTCAGGTCTCCGGCTTCGATCCCGTACACGACAAGGCTGGCGGGGAGGCGCCGCAGCGCTCTGGCGAGCTCGATCGTCTCGGCGACACCGACGGCATGGGTGGACGTGAACGTCCCAAGAGGCAGAGGGGCGCGCAATGGATCGAACTGACGGACGGTCCCGGGCGGAGAGCCCGTGCGGGTGGCGTCCACGATGATGACCTCGTCGGCTTCCTCCCAGAGATCGATGAGCTCGTACGACCCGAACATGACACGGTGCGCCTCGATCGTGCGCACCCGGTCGGCGACCTCGAGGCCAGCGGCGTCGTCACTCCTGAACGGGTTGCCGAGGCCGATGAGCATGCGCTTCACGGTCACGGCTCCCTGTCGACGGTGAGGTCGAGGAAGTGGGTGGCGCACGAGATGCACGGGTCGTAGTTGCGGATCGCCTGCTCGAGCTGCCAGCGGAGCTCGTCGTCCCCGAGGGCGGCGTGCCCCGAGGCGTACACCTTGAGGTCATCCTCGATGCTCAACTGGTTCTGCGAGGTCGGCGGGACGATGTGGGCGTCCGTGATGGCGCCTGCGTCGTCGACCAGGTAGCGGTGGTAGAGCAGGCCCCGGGGCGCTTCCGTGGCGCCATGACCGACAGCGCCACGAGGGTCGACCGCGATCGACGGTGAAGGGGGCTGCTCGTACTCGGCGATGAGGCGCAGGGCTTCCTCCACCGCCAGCACCGTCTCGACGGCTCGAACGACGATGCTCCTGAACGGGTTCCTGCAGACCGGTCCGAGGCCGGCCGTCTCCGCCGCCATCTTGGCGACGGGCGTGAGCTGCTCCGAGTTCAGGCTGTACCTCGCCATCGGTCCAACGTGAAAGGCGCCCCTCTCCTTGATGTGGGCGTGGAGTGCGTTCGACCATGCGACGTGGGTCTCCTCGAAGTGCTCGGGCCACTCGTCGACGGCGATGTCGAGACCGCGGTTCGAGACGACGCGGCCTTCGTGTATGGCGTACTCGTCCTCGTGGCGGAGTGCGACGAACTCGTAGTCCCGCTCGAACTCGGGGAACGAGAAGGCGGAGACCCACTCGGCGGTTGCCAAGGCGGCCTCGAGAGCCCACTCGAGCTCGGGAACCATGGCGGCCAGCTCCCGGCGGGTCGGTGTCCGATAGAAGCCGCCGACCTTGACGTTGATCGGGTGGATCTCCCTGCCACCGAGGAGCGTCATGATCCGGTTCCCGAGCCGCTTCAGGCGAAGGCCTCGCTCGACGATCGCCTGGTGGTCGTGCGCCATCGCCACCGCGCTCTCGTACCCGAGGAAGTCCGGGGCATGCAGGAAGTAGAGGTGGAGGACGTGGCTCTCGATCCATTCCCCGCAATAGAGCAGCCGTCGCAGGGCGCGGATCGGGCCATCGACCCGGACCCCCGCCGCGTCCTCCATGGCGGCGCACGAGCTCATCTGGTAGGCGACGGGGCAGATGCCGCAGATGCGGGCCGTGATGTCGGGCACCTCCTTGAACGACCGGCCTCTGAGGAAGGCTTCGAAGAACCGAGGCGGCTCGAAGATCTTGAACTTCAGGTCGAGCACCTCGTCGCCCCGAAGTTTGAGATACATGGCGCCTTCACCCTCGACTCGCGCGAGGTAGTCGACCGCGATCTCGCGCTCAGTGCTCATGCGCCTCGCTCGCTTCCTTGAACTCCGGGGCGTAGGCATTGAACGTCCGGAGGGCGAGCACGAGGTCGTGCTCGATGACCCCGAGCTCGGTCCACCGGTCGGTGAGCGATGGCACGTTCGGGGACGTGGCCGGTCCGAAGCATCCGTAGCATCCGCGGTCATAGGCCGGGCAGATGGCGCCGCAGCCTGCGTGGGTGATCGGGCCGAGACACGGTGTGCCCCTCGTCACCATCACGCACGGCGTCCCTCGCATCTTGCACTCGACGCACACGCTGTGGCCCGGGGTGGCGGGCTGCCGGCCGGCGACGAAGGCGTCGATGACTTCGACGAGCTGGTGCTTCGAGATCGGACAGCCTCGCAGCTCGAAGTCGACGTCGATGTGGTCGGCGATCGGGGTCGACGTCTCCAGGGTGTCGATGTATTCGGGGCTGGCGTACACGATGCTGAGGAACTCGTCGACGTTGCCCCAGTTCTTCAGGGCCTGGATGCCACCCGCTGTGGCGCAGGCCCCGATGGTGACCACCGTGCGAGACACCTCGCGCACTTGGCGGATGCGTGAGGCGTCGTGTGCGGTGGTGATCGACCCTTCGACGAGGGACAGGTCGTACGGTCCCGCCACCACCCCGCGCGTCGCCTCGGGGAAGTAGGCGATGTCGATCGCACCCGCGATCGACAGCAGCTCGTCCTCGCAGTTGAGCAGGGTGAGCTGGCAGCCGTCGCACGAGGCGAACTTCCAGACGGCGAGCTTGGGGCGCCTCGTCACAGCTCGACCACCCGCATCCGCTCCATCACGCGCCTGTACGGGACCACGGGACCCTGCCGGCAGGCGAAGTCGGGTCCGTACTGGCAGTGGCCGCAGAACCCGACGGCGCACTTCATGTTCCGTTCGAGGCTGATGAACACGTCCTCAGGGCGCACCCCGGTCGCCTTGAGCTCCCGGGCGATGACCTTCATCATGATCTCCGGCCCGCACACCATGGCAAGGGTGTTCGCCGGGTCGAAGGCGATCCTCGGAAGCAGGCCGGTCACGACGCCGACGTCGCCGAACCATCCTTCGTCGGACCGATCGACGGTCACCTCGATCTCTGCGTCGAAGCGGCTCCTCCACTCCTGGAGCTCGGAGCCGAACAGGAGGTCGCGGGGCGATCTGGCGCCATAGATCAGGGAGACGGTTCCATAGCGGCTGCGGTCGGTCAGGAGGCGGCGCACCACGGGCCGCAGGGGGGCGAGGCCTATGCCTCCGGCTGCGACGACGACGTCTTTGTCGTGGGCCTCGGCGAGCGGCCATGGGGTCCCGTACGGTCCGCGTATGCCGACCTCATCGCCGGCCTCGAGGCCGCAGATCGCCCTGGTCACCGCCCCGACCGCTCGGACTGTGTGTGACAGCGACTCCCCGGCGCCGCCGCCGCCCGACACCGATATCGGTACCTCGCCCACTCCGAAGACGTAGACCATTGCGAACTGACCCGGTGCGAACGCCGCCCCTCGATCTCCTACCGGCTCGAGGTCGATCGTCACCGTGTCCGCCGTCTCGTGGCGGGAGGCGACGACTCGATACGGGCTCGGGAGCATCGCCTCGGCGGGGAGTGGTGGGGTCGTCGATTGCGCACTGTGCGTCATCTCGACTCCCCGTAGAGGTCCAGGAGTTGCAGCCTCGTGCTCTGGAGGCGGCCGACGGCCTCCCTGGCGATCACCTCGAGAACCTGCCGCGCAAGGGCGCTGTCGCGATCGCAAGCGAGCCGAACGGCGGCCGCGTCGAACGACGTCGCGGTCGTGTCGGTCAGCGCCTTGGCGCGCCAGTTCCACCGCTGTGGCGGGAACAGCCAGCTGATCCCGACCAGGTCGCCGTCGCCCAGGGTCTGGATGACGATGGGCGGCCTACCGGGGCTCGTCAGCTCCAACCCGACCTTGCCCTGGTCGATGACGTAGAACGTCTCGGCGTCTGCCGCCTCTTCGAACAGCACGTCGCCGACTCTGAAGCGGACTCGGCGGCTCACCGACTCCATGAACGCAGCATCGTTCGCCCCGAGTCGGGACAGGAGGTCGGCTCCCGCTCGCCTTCGTCCTTCGCTCATCCGGCCCCCGCGGAGTCGGCCCGGATGGCGGCGACCTCTTCGGTGATGTCGATCCCGACGGGGCACCACGTGATGCACCTCCCGCAGCCGACACAACCAGAAGACCCGAACTGGTCGTACCAGCTGGCGAGCTTGTGAGTCATCCACTGCCTGTACCTCGACCTCGTGGACGAGCGGACGGGGACGTCGTGCAGCTTCGAGAAGTCGAGCGTGAAGCACGAGTCCCATCTGCGGCTGCGAGCCGCGGCAGCGCCGTCGAGTGCCGACGTGTCCTCGGTGGTCGAGCAGAAGCAGGTCGGGCACACGAGGGTGCAGTTCGTACAAGCCAGGCACCGTTCTGCTACGTCGTCCCAACGAGGGTGATCGCTGTTCTCGTACAGCAGCTCCTTGATCCCAGCCGTGTCCATGGCCCTTCCCATGCTCTCGGCGGTGTGCGCCACGATCTCGCCGATCGCCGTCTCGTCGGCCCGGTCCGCAAGGCGGCCGGGGAGCCGGTCCAGGACCTGTTCGCCGCGCTCCGTGCCCGCCTCGATCACGAACTCGTGACGCCTCGAGTCGATGACCTCTGTCATCACGAGGTCGTAGCCCGACGTGCAGCGCGGGCCCGTCTCCATCGACACGCAAAAGCACGTCCCGCCGGCGACGGCACAATTGACGCCGACTGTGAACGCTTCCCGGCGGACGTTCGCATAGGTCC
This is a stretch of genomic DNA from Acidimicrobiia bacterium. It encodes these proteins:
- a CDS encoding HypC/HybG/HupF family hydrogenase formation chaperone yields the protein MCLAVPGRIVWIGDPSPASIPGRVDAAGVLREVDLVMVPDAEVGDHVIVHAGYAVRRAREVRPDDPFWLGPGGGGD
- a CDS encoding hydrogenase maturation protease, which produces MLIGLGNPFRSDDAAGLEVADRVRTIEAHRVMFGSYELIDLWEEADEVIIVDATRTGSPPGTVRQFDPLRAPLPLGTFTSTHAVGVAETIELARALRRLPASLVVYGIEAGDLTSGTALSPEVEEAVATVTREIDDA
- a CDS encoding Ni/Fe hydrogenase subunit alpha; translation: MSTEREIAVDYLARVEGEGAMYLKLRGDEVLDLKFKIFEPPRFFEAFLRGRSFKEVPDITARICGICPVAYQMSSCAAMEDAAGVRVDGPIRALRRLLYCGEWIESHVLHLYFLHAPDFLGYESAVAMAHDHQAIVERGLRLKRLGNRIMTLLGGREIHPINVKVGGFYRTPTRRELAAMVPELEWALEAALATAEWVSAFSFPEFERDYEFVALRHEDEYAIHEGRVVSNRGLDIAVDEWPEHFEETHVAWSNALHAHIKERGAFHVGPMARYSLNSEQLTPVAKMAAETAGLGPVCRNPFRSIVVRAVETVLAVEEALRLIAEYEQPPSPSIAVDPRGAVGHGATEAPRGLLYHRYLVDDAGAITDAHIVPPTSQNQLSIEDDLKVYASGHAALGDDELRWQLEQAIRNYDPCISCATHFLDLTVDREP
- a CDS encoding oxidoreductase, yielding MTRRPKLAVWKFASCDGCQLTLLNCEDELLSIAGAIDIAYFPEATRGVVAGPYDLSLVEGSITTAHDASRIRQVREVSRTVVTIGACATAGGIQALKNWGNVDEFLSIVYASPEYIDTLETSTPIADHIDVDFELRGCPISKHQLVEVIDAFVAGRQPATPGHSVCVECKMRGTPCVMVTRGTPCLGPITHAGCGAICPAYDRGCYGCFGPATSPNVPSLTDRWTELGVIEHDLVLALRTFNAYAPEFKEASEAHEH
- a CDS encoding FAD/NAD(P)-binding protein, producing MTHSAQSTTPPLPAEAMLPSPYRVVASRHETADTVTIDLEPVGDRGAAFAPGQFAMVYVFGVGEVPISVSGGGGAGESLSHTVRAVGAVTRAICGLEAGDEVGIRGPYGTPWPLAEAHDKDVVVAAGGIGLAPLRPVVRRLLTDRSRYGTVSLIYGARSPRDLLFGSELQEWRSRFDAEIEVTVDRSDEGWFGDVGVVTGLLPRIAFDPANTLAMVCGPEIMMKVIARELKATGVRPEDVFISLERNMKCAVGFCGHCQYGPDFACRQGPVVPYRRVMERMRVVEL
- a CDS encoding cyclic nucleotide-binding domain-containing protein, which codes for MSEGRRRAGADLLSRLGANDAAFMESVSRRVRFRVGDVLFEEAADAETFYVIDQGKVGLELTSPGRPPIVIQTLGDGDLVGISWLFPPQRWNWRAKALTDTTATSFDAAAVRLACDRDSALARQVLEVIAREAVGRLQSTRLQLLDLYGESR
- a CDS encoding 4Fe-4S dicluster domain-containing protein, which encodes MQGEDLMAGRVVDRSDIGSLFDVLVEEGYTIVGPTIRDDAIVYDELSGVEDLPIGWTDTQDGGTYRLRRRHDEALFGYAVGPHSWKKYLFPPRTELLQIKRTNGSLVFSESDLPTVRYAFLGARACELAAIDIQDRVFMGAMVDRTYANVRREAFTVGVNCAVAGGTCFCVSMETGPRCTSGYDLVMTEVIDSRRHEFVIEAGTERGEQVLDRLPGRLADRADETAIGEIVAHTAESMGRAMDTAGIKELLYENSDHPRWDDVAERCLACTNCTLVCPTCFCSTTEDTSALDGAAAARSRRWDSCFTLDFSKLHDVPVRSSTRSRYRQWMTHKLASWYDQFGSSGCVGCGRCITWCPVGIDITEEVAAIRADSAGAG